In Stomoxys calcitrans chromosome 2, idStoCalc2.1, whole genome shotgun sequence, the following proteins share a genomic window:
- the LOC106090904 gene encoding glutathione-specific gamma-glutamylcyclotransferase 1: MASNNNFLYPPPPSAEHNLPLHFENLFVNGRFAEDEHENSAANRLNGNNEPNCWVFGYGSLCWYPGFEYNKCITGYIRGYNRRFWQGNTTHRGTVEKPGRVATLVEDKEGITWGCAYRITGKTALDYLKQRECTLGGYTTVDTKFYPRIASYDTPFGGEALPVIVYVANKDSEHWLGEDKLENVAKQIVDCEGPSGHNAEYLLRLATFMHEEIPEIWDEHLFKLESLVLSELRRQNIPLCSVMGTNRGRIRRDSHEDIRRPPSFEFTSRIAERKLRCLNI; this comes from the exons ATGGCCAGCAATAATAATTTCCTGTATCCTCCACCTCCAAGTGCTGAACATAATTTACCTTTACATTTTGAAAATCTCTTTGTCAATGGACGCTTTGCCGAGGACGAACATGAGAACAGTGCGGCAAATCGCTTGAATGGCAACAATGAACCCAACTGCTGGGTTTTCGGTTATGGTTCATTGTGCTGGTATCCCGGTTTCGAATACAACAAATGTATAACCGGTTACATTAGAGGCTATAATCGTCGTTTCTGGCAAGGCAATACAACACATCGCGGGACGGTGGAAAAG CCTGGACGTGTTGCCACTCTGGTGGAAGACAAAGAG gGCATTACATGGGGCTGTGCCTACAGAATAACAGGAAAGACAGCCTTGGATTATTtaaaacaaagagaatgcacaCTAG GTGGCTACACAACTGTCGATACAAAATTCTATCCCCGCATTGCCTCATATGACACACCCTTTGGCGGTGAAGCTTTGCCCGTCATTGTCTATGTGGCCAATAAGGATAGCGAACATTGGTTGGGCGAGGACAAACTGGAGAATGTGGCAAAACAAATTGTCGATTGTGAAGGTCCCAGTGGACACAATGCCGAATATCTGCTACGTCTGGCCACCTTTATGCATGAAGAGATTCCAGAAATATGGGACgagcatttatttaaattagaaTCTTTGGTGCTAAGTGAATTACGCAGGCAAAATATACCTCTGTGCTCTGTGATGGGTACCAATCGTGGTCGCATACGTCGTGATTCACATGAAGATATCAGAAGGCCGCCCAGTTTTGAATTTACCTCACGTATAGCGGAACGCAAACTGCGTTGTTTGAATATCTAA